The following proteins are co-located in the Mycolicibacterium goodii genome:
- a CDS encoding lysophospholipid acyltransferase family protein, with protein sequence MTTREHPWLPKASCDASCVHSADPGPRALVGIRTAARIAAAIVLLPGMPLLAVPLPGRSHVQRMYCRLLLRCLGVRIRLSGGPIRNLRGVLVVSGHVSWLDIFAIGAVLPGSFVARADLVEWPALGRVARLMKVIPIDRASLRRLPAVVDTVAERLRTGHTVVAFPEGTTWCGLAHGPFRPAMFQAAVDAARPVQPLRLTYRHRDGRPSTTPAFVGQDTLLRSVRRVVTARRTVCHVHVGALQLPGADRRALAARCEAEVRDEQTPGAARSHALAA encoded by the coding sequence ATGACCACGCGCGAACACCCCTGGCTGCCCAAGGCGTCGTGCGACGCCAGTTGTGTGCACAGCGCGGACCCCGGCCCGCGGGCACTGGTCGGCATCCGCACCGCGGCCCGCATCGCCGCGGCGATCGTGCTACTGCCCGGTATGCCGCTGCTGGCGGTGCCGCTGCCCGGCCGGTCGCACGTACAGCGCATGTACTGCCGGCTGCTGCTGCGGTGCCTGGGAGTGCGAATCCGCCTGTCCGGCGGGCCGATCCGCAATCTACGGGGTGTGCTGGTGGTCAGCGGCCACGTGTCGTGGCTCGACATCTTCGCCATCGGCGCGGTGCTGCCCGGATCGTTCGTCGCGCGCGCCGACCTCGTCGAATGGCCCGCGCTCGGACGCGTGGCCCGGCTCATGAAGGTCATCCCGATCGACCGCGCGAGCCTGCGCAGGCTGCCCGCGGTGGTCGACACCGTGGCCGAGCGGCTGCGCACCGGCCACACCGTGGTGGCCTTCCCCGAGGGCACCACGTGGTGCGGCCTGGCCCACGGGCCGTTCCGCCCGGCGATGTTCCAGGCCGCCGTCGACGCCGCCCGCCCGGTGCAACCGCTGCGGCTGACCTACCGGCACCGCGACGGCCGCCCGTCGACCACCCCGGCGTTCGTCGGGCAGGACACCCTGCTGCGGTCGGTGCGGCGCGTCGTCACCGCCCGTCGCACCGTCTGCCACGTGCACGTCGGCGCGCTGCAACTGCCCGGTGCGGACCGGCGCGCGCTCGCCGCGCGCTGCGAGGCCGAGGTGCGCGACGAGCAGACGCCGGGTGCCGCCCGTTCGCATGCGCTTGCGGCCTGA
- a CDS encoding GNAT family N-acetyltransferase yields MSLGTRTASVLIAADQATARPASGAPRYTLLLSTDPDLIDAAQRLRHDVFTSEPGFALTGSADGRDADRFDEYCDHLLVRDDRTDELVGCYRMLPPPGAIAAGGLYTATEFEVSALDDLRPSLVEMGRAVVRADHRNGAVVLLMWAGILAYLDHAGYDHVTGCVSVPVAGDPDEAPGSQIRGVRDFVRRRHAAPYTVHPYRPVVIDGRTLDDIDPPARVTVPALMRGYLRLGAEVCGEPAHDPVFGVGDFPALLDKRQADVRYLKRLRSVSAAAEMAGGPA; encoded by the coding sequence ATGAGCCTAGGTACGAGAACAGCATCCGTACTCATCGCGGCCGACCAGGCCACCGCCCGCCCCGCGAGCGGGGCACCGCGGTACACGCTGCTGCTGTCCACCGACCCCGACCTCATCGACGCGGCGCAGCGGCTGCGCCACGACGTGTTCACCTCCGAACCGGGCTTCGCGCTGACCGGATCCGCCGACGGGCGTGATGCGGACCGCTTCGACGAATACTGCGATCACCTGCTGGTCCGCGACGACCGCACGGATGAACTCGTGGGCTGCTACCGCATGCTGCCGCCACCGGGCGCCATCGCCGCGGGCGGGCTGTACACCGCCACCGAATTCGAGGTCAGCGCACTCGACGACCTGCGACCGTCGCTGGTCGAGATGGGCCGGGCCGTGGTGCGGGCCGATCACCGCAACGGCGCGGTGGTGCTGTTGATGTGGGCGGGCATCCTCGCCTACCTCGATCACGCGGGATACGACCATGTGACGGGCTGTGTCTCGGTGCCCGTGGCCGGCGACCCCGACGAGGCACCCGGCTCGCAGATCCGTGGGGTCCGCGACTTCGTGCGGCGCCGTCACGCCGCGCCGTACACCGTGCATCCCTACCGGCCGGTGGTGATCGACGGCAGAACCCTCGACGACATCGACCCGCCGGCCCGCGTCACCGTGCCCGCACTGATGCGGGGCTACCTGCGCCTGGGCGCCGAGGTGTGCGGCGAACCCGCGCACGACCCGGTGTTCGGCGTCGGCGACTTCCCGGCGCTGCTGGACAAGCGACAGGCCGACGTCCGCTACCTCAAGCGGCTGCGCTCGGTCTCCGCGGCCGCCGAGATGGCCGGTGGGCCGGCATGA
- a CDS encoding nitroreductase, protein MELGDAVRARRSIRKFLPDKPVPHELIEEALALAMRAPSNSNVQPWRVFFAGAERRERLVKALTDEVRARRPTSLGLPESFQYLRSELGAQVYGSMGIARADKEARWAAQLRNWQFFGAPLAGVVCMHRDLGPVDSVGVGMFLQTFLLALTERGIGSCVQVSVAMCADVLRTELDIPDELTVLCGLSIGYPDPTFPANHLDIPRNAVEQNVVFYG, encoded by the coding sequence ATGGAACTGGGCGACGCGGTGCGCGCCCGGCGGTCGATTCGGAAGTTCCTGCCGGACAAGCCGGTGCCGCACGAGCTGATCGAGGAGGCGCTCGCACTGGCCATGCGGGCGCCGTCGAACTCGAACGTGCAACCGTGGCGCGTTTTCTTCGCCGGCGCAGAACGCCGCGAACGGCTGGTCAAGGCGCTGACCGATGAGGTGCGGGCCCGGCGACCGACATCGCTGGGGCTGCCGGAGAGCTTTCAGTACCTGCGCTCCGAACTGGGCGCGCAGGTGTACGGATCGATGGGCATCGCGCGTGCCGACAAGGAGGCGCGGTGGGCCGCACAGCTGCGCAACTGGCAGTTCTTCGGCGCCCCGCTGGCCGGGGTGGTCTGCATGCACCGCGACCTCGGCCCGGTGGACAGTGTCGGGGTCGGCATGTTCCTGCAGACCTTCCTGCTGGCGCTCACCGAGCGCGGCATCGGCAGCTGCGTGCAGGTGTCCGTCGCGATGTGCGCCGATGTGCTGCGGACCGAACTCGACATCCCCGACGAGCTCACGGTGCTGTGCGGATTGTCGATCGGCTACCCCGATCCGACGTTCCCGGCCAATCACCTGGACATCCCGCGCAACGCGGTCGAGCAAAACGTCGTCTTCTACGGCTGA
- a CDS encoding SDR family oxidoreductase, with protein MKITVFGATGLIGSKVVADLTEAGYDVVAAARNTGADVLTGDGLAEALAGAEVLVDVVNSPSFADDAVMDFFTTSTANLAAAAKQAGTGHYVALSIVGCDGLPDSGYMRAKVAQEKAIAASGLDYTIVRATQFHEFAQAITQTLVAGDEVRVPDARIQLIASDEVAAEVARAAQAPAVNGFVNIGGPEKLSFADMAKAVLAAQGDTKPVVVDADATYFGTSVDDDSLVTGDDGKLATIRFADWLSGR; from the coding sequence TCACCGAAGCCGGGTACGACGTCGTCGCCGCGGCCCGCAACACCGGTGCCGACGTCCTCACCGGCGATGGGCTCGCCGAGGCGCTCGCGGGCGCCGAGGTGCTCGTCGACGTCGTGAACTCGCCGTCCTTCGCCGACGACGCGGTGATGGATTTCTTCACCACCTCGACGGCCAACCTGGCCGCCGCCGCCAAGCAGGCCGGCACCGGGCACTACGTCGCGCTGTCCATCGTCGGCTGCGACGGCCTGCCCGACAGCGGTTACATGCGAGCCAAGGTCGCGCAGGAGAAGGCGATCGCCGCCTCCGGGCTCGACTACACGATCGTGCGCGCCACCCAGTTCCACGAGTTCGCCCAGGCCATCACCCAGACGCTCGTCGCGGGCGACGAGGTGCGCGTACCCGACGCGCGCATCCAGCTGATCGCGTCCGACGAGGTCGCCGCCGAGGTGGCCCGCGCCGCGCAGGCCCCCGCGGTCAACGGCTTCGTGAACATCGGTGGGCCGGAGAAGCTTTCGTTCGCCGACATGGCCAAGGCCGTGCTGGCCGCCCAGGGCGACACCAAACCCGTCGTGGTCGACGCCGACGCGACCTACTTCGGCACCTCCGTCGACGACGACAGCCTGGTCACCGGCGACGACGGCAAGCTCGCCACGATTCGCTTCGCCGATTGGCTGTCGGGGCGCTGA